One Prevotella intermedia ATCC 25611 = DSM 20706 DNA window includes the following coding sequences:
- the atpB gene encoding F0F1 ATP synthase subunit A yields the protein MKFIKQVLLLLLLFTALVPTVARDMSKKGDVDVKEILWGHIKDSYEWHITDLGSEGNFHPVVIHLPIIVKSSTGWHVFSSEEFLEERDANGDRPGPYNLVIKNGEDKANPNLIVEKIGNEEVRPIDISITKAACTVFIDGILLLLVILIPARWCRKHKANDPAPKGFTGLMHMFIMNIHDDVIKPCLGEDTPKYAPWLLTCFFFIFFANLMGLVPFPPGGGNLTGNITCTFFLGACTFLITNFTGTKEYWKEIFWPDVPVWMKFPVPLMPIIELFGIFTKPLALIIRLFANMFAGHAIALCFCAIIFIMFSIADNAIANWSAGTGMSIVGVLLSIFMMLLELLVSYIQALVFTMLSAVFIAQAHIKEHEA from the coding sequence ATGAAATTTATCAAACAAGTACTTCTCTTGTTGCTCTTATTTACAGCACTTGTACCGACAGTTGCACGCGATATGTCGAAGAAAGGTGATGTAGATGTGAAAGAGATATTGTGGGGACATATCAAAGATTCTTATGAATGGCATATTACGGATTTGGGTTCGGAAGGAAATTTCCACCCAGTTGTAATACATCTTCCTATTATCGTGAAATCTTCTACGGGTTGGCACGTGTTCAGTAGCGAAGAGTTTTTAGAAGAACGAGATGCTAATGGCGATAGGCCAGGTCCCTATAATCTTGTCATAAAGAATGGAGAGGATAAGGCAAATCCAAACCTAATAGTGGAGAAGATTGGCAACGAGGAAGTACGTCCTATTGATATTTCTATAACAAAAGCAGCTTGCACTGTCTTTATAGATGGCATATTGCTTTTGTTGGTAATCTTAATACCAGCACGTTGGTGTCGTAAGCATAAGGCGAACGACCCAGCACCAAAAGGTTTTACTGGCTTGATGCATATGTTCATTATGAATATTCACGATGATGTCATTAAACCTTGTTTAGGCGAAGATACTCCTAAGTATGCTCCTTGGTTGCTTACATGTTTCTTCTTTATATTCTTTGCGAATCTTATGGGATTGGTTCCGTTCCCTCCAGGAGGCGGTAACCTGACTGGTAATATAACTTGTACCTTCTTTTTAGGAGCTTGTACTTTCCTAATTACCAACTTCACGGGAACAAAAGAATATTGGAAAGAGATATTTTGGCCTGATGTACCAGTGTGGATGAAGTTTCCTGTGCCATTGATGCCAATTATTGAACTCTTTGGTATCTTCACAAAACCATTGGCTTTGATAATCCGACTTTTTGCAAATATGTTTGCTGGACACGCCATTGCATTGTGTTTCTGTGCGATAATCTTCATTATGTTTAGCATTGCTGATAATGCTATTGCGAACTGGAGTGCAGGTACAGGTATGTCAATTGTTGGAGTTCTCCTAAGCATCTTTATGATGTTGCTCGAGCTTTTGGTAAGCTACATTCAGGCTTTAGTGTTTACAATGTTGAGCGCAGTGTTCATTGCACAAGCTCATATTAAAGAACACGAGGCATAA
- the pfkA gene encoding 6-phosphofructokinase, translated as MAKVKTIGILTSGGDAPGMNAAVRAVTRTGIYNGFSIKGIYRGYDGLLTGDIKTFTTENVSGIIDEGGTILKTARSKAFMTKEGKEKAYENIVKEGIDALVVIGGNGSLTGAMNFAQEYDLCCIGLPGTIDNDLYGTDSTIGYDTTLNTIMECVDRIRDTAQSHERIFFVEVMGRDAGFLAQNSAIASGAEAAIIPEDSTDVDQLARFMERGIRKSKKSCIVVVSESPKCGAMYYADRVKKEFPNFDVRVSILGHLQRGGRPSARDRILASRTGYGAIEAIMQGQRNIMVGVRNNEVVYVPLSEAIRSDKPFDKKLIKILDVLSI; from the coding sequence ATGGCTAAGGTCAAAACAATTGGTATTTTAACTTCGGGCGGCGACGCTCCGGGTATGAATGCTGCCGTTAGAGCTGTTACTCGTACTGGAATTTACAATGGGTTTTCTATAAAAGGAATCTACCGTGGATATGATGGGTTGCTTACTGGAGATATAAAGACATTTACAACAGAAAATGTAAGTGGCATTATTGATGAAGGTGGAACAATCTTAAAGACGGCTCGGTCGAAAGCCTTTATGACCAAAGAAGGCAAGGAGAAAGCCTATGAGAATATAGTAAAGGAAGGAATTGACGCACTTGTAGTAATCGGAGGAAACGGTTCTTTGACAGGAGCAATGAACTTTGCTCAAGAATATGACCTTTGTTGTATAGGTTTGCCGGGCACAATAGATAACGACCTCTATGGAACGGATAGCACCATAGGTTACGATACAACCTTAAACACAATAATGGAGTGCGTGGACAGAATACGTGATACGGCGCAAAGCCACGAGCGCATCTTCTTTGTGGAAGTAATGGGGCGCGATGCTGGTTTCTTAGCACAAAATTCGGCAATAGCAAGTGGTGCTGAGGCTGCAATCATTCCTGAAGACTCAACCGATGTAGACCAGTTGGCTCGATTTATGGAGCGCGGTATTCGGAAGTCAAAGAAAAGCTGTATCGTCGTGGTTTCAGAAAGTCCCAAATGCGGTGCTATGTATTATGCTGACCGTGTAAAGAAAGAGTTTCCAAACTTCGATGTTCGTGTTTCGATACTTGGACACTTGCAAAGAGGCGGAAGACCATCGGCACGCGACAGAATACTTGCAAGCAGAACAGGCTATGGCGCAATAGAAGCCATAATGCAAGGACAGCGGAATATAATGGTAGGAGTTCGCAATAACGAGGTGGTGTATGTGCCGCTTTCAGAAGCTATTCGCTCCGATAAGCCTTTCGACAAGAAACTTATTAAAATCTTGGACGTGCTTAGTATATAA
- the atpE gene encoding ATP synthase F0 subunit C: protein MLSLLLADVAIAKLGAAIGAGLVAIGAGMGIGRIGSQAMDAMARQPEKIGDLRSSMIIAAALIEGVAFLAVIVSILAIVM from the coding sequence ATGTTATCATTATTATTAGCAGATGTTGCTATCGCAAAATTAGGTGCTGCCATTGGTGCAGGTTTGGTTGCTATTGGCGCAGGTATGGGTATTGGTCGTATTGGTAGCCAGGCTATGGATGCTATGGCACGCCAGCCAGAGAAGATTGGCGACCTCCGTTCGTCAATGATTATCGCAGCAGCGTTGATTGAAGGTGTTGCCTTCTTGGCTGTGATTGTATCAATCCTCGCAATTGTAATGTAA
- a CDS encoding F0F1 ATP synthase subunit gamma, producing MPSLKEIKIRIASVNSTRKITSAMKMVASSKLHHAQVAIENMLPYESMLEHILKAFLVSTPDTNTPYNEERPVKRVALLVFSSNSSLCGGFNANIIKMLQNTVSEYLAQGVSKDNIIVYPIGRKVAEKVAKMGLKSAGSFLELADKPNSEECQRIAVEIEKLWLDEEIDKVEMIYHHFKSAGSQILTRKTYLPIDLETELNLDKERDLTSNIATKKAQEYLKQHGKNTHSGEKEEVKPLNDDFIVEPDLKTVLTSLVPKLLHLMVYTALLDSNASEHAARMVAMQTATDNADELLRGLKLQYNKSRQAAITSELLDIVGGTVNN from the coding sequence ATGCCATCTTTAAAGGAAATAAAGATTCGAATTGCCAGTGTCAATAGTACTCGTAAGATTACAAGTGCTATGAAGATGGTGGCTTCGAGTAAACTTCACCATGCTCAGGTAGCCATTGAGAATATGCTTCCTTACGAGAGTATGCTCGAACATATTCTGAAAGCATTCTTGGTGTCTACCCCCGATACCAATACTCCATACAATGAGGAACGACCCGTAAAGCGTGTGGCTTTGCTTGTCTTCTCTTCCAACAGTTCTTTGTGTGGAGGTTTCAATGCTAATATTATAAAGATGCTCCAAAATACAGTCAGCGAATACTTGGCTCAAGGCGTGTCTAAAGATAATATTATTGTTTATCCTATTGGGCGTAAAGTGGCAGAGAAGGTGGCTAAGATGGGACTTAAAAGCGCAGGTTCTTTCTTGGAGTTGGCTGATAAGCCCAACTCTGAAGAATGCCAACGCATTGCTGTTGAGATAGAAAAACTATGGCTCGACGAGGAGATTGATAAGGTTGAAATGATATACCATCACTTTAAGAGTGCAGGTAGTCAGATTCTTACACGTAAGACCTATTTGCCAATTGACTTAGAGACAGAGTTGAATCTTGACAAAGAGCGTGATTTGACTTCAAATATTGCGACGAAAAAAGCCCAAGAGTATCTGAAGCAGCATGGAAAGAATACGCATTCAGGTGAAAAGGAAGAGGTAAAGCCATTGAACGATGACTTTATTGTAGAGCCAGACCTTAAAACCGTATTGACTTCCTTAGTGCCCAAGTTGCTCCATCTAATGGTTTATACAGCTTTGTTAGATAGCAATGCTTCCGAGCATGCAGCCCGTATGGTGGCTATGCAGACTGCTACCGATAATGCAGATGAATTGCTCCGTGGCTTAAAACTTCAATATAACAAGTCTCGTCAGGCAGCCATTACTTCTGAATTGTTAGACATTGTAGGAGGTACGGTTAATAACTAA
- the atpF gene encoding F0F1 ATP synthase subunit B, producing MDLLIPNSGLLFWMTLVFLIVAFIVIKFGFPVIINMVNERKEYIDESLRKAHDANEKLSNIQKEGESVMQQAREQQALLLKEATATRDAIVGKAQDKAHEESARIIAEAKLEIAAEKQNAFKDIRGQVAELSVKVAEKILRDQLSSDEKQMELIGKLLDNVSSPVSNGK from the coding sequence ATGGATTTATTAATTCCCAATAGTGGACTTCTTTTTTGGATGACGCTTGTCTTCCTTATCGTGGCTTTCATCGTGATAAAGTTTGGGTTCCCAGTCATTATCAATATGGTGAACGAGCGTAAGGAATATATTGACGAGAGTCTTCGCAAAGCACATGATGCTAATGAAAAGTTGTCTAATATTCAGAAAGAAGGTGAATCCGTCATGCAGCAAGCACGTGAGCAGCAAGCACTTCTGTTGAAGGAGGCAACTGCTACACGTGATGCAATAGTTGGAAAGGCACAAGATAAAGCACACGAAGAAAGTGCACGTATCATCGCAGAGGCAAAATTGGAAATAGCTGCAGAAAAGCAGAATGCCTTTAAAGATATTCGTGGACAGGTTGCAGAACTCAGTGTAAAAGTTGCAGAGAAGATTCTTCGCGACCAACTTTCCAGCGATGAGAAGCAGATGGAATTGATAGGGAAATTGCTGGATAATGTTTCTTCTCCTGTAAGCAACGGTAAGTAA
- a CDS encoding F0F1 ATP synthase subunit epsilon, giving the protein MLVLRIVSPEKILFTGEVENVLVPGEVGEFEILINHAPIISTLVEGRVVYTINSEKKTIMVKGGFVEVKKNVVSLCVEL; this is encoded by the coding sequence ATGTTAGTTCTAAGGATAGTATCACCGGAGAAAATCCTCTTTACAGGAGAAGTGGAAAACGTATTAGTCCCAGGTGAAGTGGGAGAATTTGAGATTCTGATAAACCACGCACCCATTATTTCTACATTGGTAGAAGGACGAGTTGTTTATACCATTAACTCCGAGAAGAAGACGATTATGGTTAAAGGTGGTTTTGTGGAAGTAAAGAAGAACGTGGTAAGTCTTTGTGTTGAACTGTAA
- the atpA gene encoding F0F1 ATP synthase subunit alpha — protein sequence MSDKIKPSEVSEVLLKALQGVNAEEKFDEVGTVLTISDGVARIYGLRNAEANELLEFENGTMAIVMNLEEDNVGCILLGPTAGIKEGQSVKRTHRIASIRVNDNFLGRVVNPLGQAIDGKGEIDLSDAFEMPLDRKAPGVIYRQPVKEPLQTGLKGVDSMIPIGRGQRELIIGDRQTGKTAIAVDTIINQKNFYEQGKPVYCIYVAIGQKASTVANLVQTLRDHGALPYTIIVSATAADPAAMQYYAPFAGAAIGEYFRDRGYSALVVYDDLSKQAVAYREVSLILRRPSGREAYPGDVFYLHSRLLERAARINDQQEIAEQMNDLPECMKGHVKGGGSLTALPIIETQAGDVSAYIPTNVISITDGQIYLESDLFNQGFRPAINVGISVSRVGGSAQVKSMKKVAGTLKIDMAQYRELEAFSKFSSDMDKVTAMTLDRGRKNNQLLIQPQYAPMPVGEQIAILYCGVHGLMHAVPVENIRECQDQFLESMRNTHKDVIDNLASGKLLDDDIKVIEEVMGNITAQYK from the coding sequence ATGTCAGATAAAATAAAGCCAAGTGAAGTGTCTGAAGTTCTTTTAAAAGCACTTCAAGGCGTTAATGCGGAGGAAAAATTTGACGAAGTTGGTACTGTGCTGACTATCAGCGATGGTGTGGCTCGTATTTATGGACTTCGCAATGCTGAAGCAAATGAACTCTTAGAGTTCGAAAATGGCACAATGGCGATTGTCATGAACTTGGAGGAAGACAATGTTGGTTGTATTCTTCTTGGTCCAACCGCAGGCATCAAAGAAGGGCAGAGTGTGAAGCGCACGCATCGTATTGCTTCTATTCGTGTCAATGATAACTTCTTAGGACGTGTCGTTAATCCTCTTGGTCAAGCTATTGACGGTAAGGGAGAGATTGATTTGTCTGATGCTTTTGAGATGCCATTGGACCGCAAGGCTCCTGGTGTGATATATCGTCAGCCTGTAAAGGAACCTTTGCAGACAGGTCTTAAAGGTGTCGATTCAATGATTCCTATCGGACGTGGCCAGCGTGAGCTTATCATTGGCGACCGTCAGACAGGTAAAACAGCCATTGCTGTTGATACAATCATTAATCAGAAGAACTTTTACGAGCAAGGCAAGCCAGTATATTGTATTTATGTAGCGATTGGTCAGAAAGCATCTACCGTTGCCAACCTTGTGCAAACATTGCGCGACCATGGTGCATTGCCTTACACTATCATTGTAAGTGCAACTGCTGCCGACCCTGCAGCTATGCAGTATTATGCTCCTTTTGCTGGAGCAGCAATTGGTGAATACTTCCGCGACCGTGGATATTCCGCTCTTGTGGTTTATGATGACTTGTCGAAGCAGGCTGTTGCTTATCGTGAAGTATCTTTGATTCTTCGCCGTCCTTCGGGTCGTGAAGCATATCCAGGTGATGTCTTCTACCTTCACTCTCGTTTGTTGGAGCGTGCAGCACGCATCAACGACCAGCAAGAAATTGCTGAACAAATGAACGACCTTCCAGAATGTATGAAGGGACACGTTAAGGGTGGTGGTTCGCTCACAGCACTTCCTATCATCGAAACACAAGCGGGCGACGTTTCTGCTTATATTCCAACCAACGTGATTTCTATTACCGACGGTCAGATATATTTGGAGAGCGATTTGTTCAACCAAGGTTTCCGTCCTGCTATCAACGTAGGTATCTCTGTTTCTCGTGTGGGTGGTTCTGCGCAAGTAAAGAGTATGAAGAAAGTTGCCGGTACACTGAAGATAGATATGGCTCAGTATCGTGAGTTGGAAGCATTCTCTAAATTCTCTTCTGATATGGACAAGGTTACCGCAATGACTTTGGACAGAGGTAGAAAGAACAATCAGTTGCTTATCCAGCCACAATATGCTCCGATGCCAGTTGGCGAACAAATTGCCATTCTCTATTGCGGTGTCCATGGTTTAATGCATGCTGTTCCAGTAGAGAATATTCGTGAATGCCAAGACCAATTCCTTGAAAGTATGCGCAACACGCATAAGGACGTTATTGATAATCTTGCTTCAGGAAAACTTCTTGACGACGATATTAAAGTTATTGAAGAGGTTATGGGCAACATAACTGCACAATATAAATAA
- a CDS encoding F0F1 ATP synthase subunit delta, whose product MDIGVISVRYARALLKGATVQQQEDKVYAEMQTLLGSYSELPQLRFTIDNPMLSKDKKQELLEVASGGSVSALLKSFFALVLKEGREGILLFIANSYITLYRKQKKIIQGKLTTAVPVTPVIEEKMKDLVRANANGTVEFNTTVNPDIIGGFILEYDTYRMDASVKTKLNAVLTQLKK is encoded by the coding sequence ATGGATATAGGTGTAATATCTGTTCGCTATGCGCGTGCGCTTCTCAAAGGAGCAACTGTGCAGCAGCAAGAAGATAAAGTCTATGCGGAAATGCAAACACTACTCGGAAGTTATTCTGAGTTGCCACAGTTGCGTTTTACGATAGACAATCCTATGCTATCTAAAGATAAGAAGCAAGAGTTGTTAGAAGTAGCGAGTGGCGGTAGCGTCAGTGCTCTCTTAAAATCTTTCTTTGCTCTTGTCTTGAAAGAAGGGCGTGAAGGAATCCTACTTTTTATTGCGAACTCTTACATCACGCTATATAGGAAGCAGAAGAAAATTATTCAGGGAAAGCTCACAACAGCTGTTCCTGTAACACCAGTTATTGAGGAGAAAATGAAAGACTTGGTACGTGCTAATGCAAATGGTACCGTAGAATTCAACACGACAGTGAACCCTGATATTATTGGTGGATTCATTCTTGAATATGATACATACAGAATGGACGCAAGCGTGAAGACGAAGCTCAATGCTGTCCTCACACAGTTAAAGAAATAA
- the atpD gene encoding F0F1 ATP synthase subunit beta, which translates to MSQINGRISQIIGPVIDVYFDVKGEDPEKVLPKIYDALRVKRPNGEDLIIEVQQHIGEDTVRCVAMDNTEGLQRGLDVETTGSPIVMPAGEQIKGRMMNVIGKPIDGMEDLSMEGAYPIHREAPKFDELSTQKEMLATGIKVIDLLEPYMKGGKIGLFGGAGVGKTVLIMELINNIAKGHNGYSVFAGVGERTREGNDLIRDMLESGVIRYGEKFRKAMDEGKWDLSLIDKEELKKSQATLVYGQMNEPPGARASVALSGLTVAEEFRDHGGKDGEAADIMFFIDNIFRFTQAGSEVSALLGRMPSAVGYQPTLASEMGAMQERITSTKKGSITSVQAVYVPADDLTDPAPATTFTHLDATTELSRKITELGIYPAVDPLGSTSRILDPLVVGKEHYECAQRVKQLLQHYNELQDIIAILGMDELSDEDKLVVNRARRVQRFLSQPFTVAEQFTGIPGVMVPIEDTIKGFNAILNGEVDDLPEQAFLNVGTIEDAKEKAKKLLAAAQG; encoded by the coding sequence ATGTCACAGATAAATGGACGTATTTCCCAAATTATTGGACCAGTAATTGACGTCTACTTTGATGTTAAGGGAGAAGATCCCGAAAAGGTGCTCCCGAAGATTTACGATGCTCTTCGTGTAAAGAGACCTAATGGAGAAGACCTGATTATTGAGGTGCAACAGCACATCGGAGAGGATACGGTGCGGTGTGTCGCTATGGACAATACCGAAGGTTTGCAGCGTGGCTTGGATGTTGAAACAACAGGAAGTCCTATTGTTATGCCAGCAGGTGAGCAAATCAAGGGTCGTATGATGAATGTGATAGGCAAGCCTATCGACGGTATGGAAGACCTTAGTATGGAAGGTGCATACCCTATTCACCGTGAAGCACCTAAATTCGATGAGTTGTCTACACAGAAAGAAATGTTGGCAACTGGTATCAAAGTCATTGACTTGCTTGAGCCTTATATGAAAGGTGGTAAGATTGGACTGTTTGGTGGTGCTGGTGTAGGTAAGACCGTGCTTATTATGGAGCTTATCAACAATATTGCAAAGGGACACAATGGTTATTCTGTATTTGCTGGCGTGGGAGAGCGTACTCGTGAAGGAAACGACTTGATACGAGATATGCTTGAGTCTGGCGTTATTCGCTATGGCGAGAAATTCCGCAAGGCAATGGACGAAGGCAAATGGGATCTTTCGCTTATTGATAAAGAAGAACTGAAAAAATCGCAAGCTACACTTGTTTACGGACAGATGAATGAGCCTCCTGGGGCACGTGCATCGGTGGCACTTTCTGGTCTTACCGTTGCGGAAGAGTTCCGCGACCACGGTGGTAAGGACGGAGAAGCAGCGGATATTATGTTCTTTATTGATAATATTTTCCGTTTCACACAGGCTGGGTCTGAAGTGTCTGCGCTTTTAGGTCGTATGCCTTCTGCGGTAGGTTATCAGCCTACACTTGCAAGCGAAATGGGTGCAATGCAAGAGCGTATTACTTCTACCAAGAAGGGCTCTATTACATCTGTGCAGGCGGTATATGTACCTGCCGACGACTTGACCGACCCTGCTCCAGCTACAACTTTTACTCACTTGGACGCAACAACAGAGTTGAGCCGTAAGATTACCGAACTTGGTATTTATCCAGCCGTAGACCCATTGGGAAGTACTTCACGTATTCTCGACCCATTGGTTGTTGGTAAGGAACATTATGAATGCGCACAACGTGTAAAGCAGTTGTTGCAGCATTATAACGAATTGCAGGATATTATCGCAATCTTGGGTATGGACGAATTGTCAGACGAAGATAAGTTGGTGGTAAACCGTGCACGTCGTGTACAGCGTTTCTTGTCTCAGCCATTTACTGTTGCAGAGCAGTTTACAGGTATTCCTGGCGTGATGGTGCCAATCGAAGACACAATTAAGGGCTTCAATGCTATCTTGAATGGCGAAGTAGACGACCTTCCAGAGCAGGCATTCCTTAACGTCGGTACAATCGAAGATGCGAAGGAAAAAGCTAAGAAGCTTCTTGCAGCAGCTCAGGGCTAA
- a CDS encoding DUF6359 domain-containing protein — MKKAYLSFLLIVCFLFASCTKNVYEYYGVNPEAENEQEGDGSNKKDGYEFEYDHNSKVQTVASFIATDFGDASVWVEGYIVGSCTKSIKNAVWEPPFSSDNAILLADEQGETDADKVISIQLKTKEYKENIGLATNSNNYNKRIRFLGVKRKYLGIWGMKDLIQAYEWVK; from the coding sequence ATGAAAAAAGCTTATTTATCATTTTTACTTATCGTATGTTTCTTGTTTGCAAGTTGTACAAAGAATGTTTACGAATACTATGGGGTAAATCCAGAAGCCGAAAATGAACAAGAGGGCGATGGAAGCAATAAGAAAGATGGTTACGAATTTGAATACGACCATAATAGTAAGGTGCAAACAGTAGCTTCTTTTATTGCAACAGACTTTGGCGATGCTTCTGTTTGGGTAGAAGGATACATTGTCGGCAGTTGCACGAAAAGTATTAAGAATGCTGTTTGGGAACCTCCTTTCTCTTCTGACAACGCCATTTTATTGGCAGATGAGCAAGGAGAAACCGATGCCGACAAGGTTATTTCAATTCAATTAAAGACCAAGGAGTATAAAGAAAATATAGGATTAGCAACCAATTCTAACAATTATAATAAGCGTATAAGGTTTTTAGGCGTGAAGAGAAAATACCTTGGAATATGGGGAATGAAAGACCTTATTCAAGCTTACGAGTGGGTAAAATAG